A segment of the Dehalococcoidia bacterium genome:
CTGGTGGTTTGCCAACGGCGGGTCGCGGCGGGCGCTGATCCTCGTGCACGGCCGCGGCCACAACCGCTACGACCGCAACTGGCAGAGCGACGCCATCGCCCGTGCCCTGCTGCAACGTGGCTACGCGGTGCTGAGCTTCGACCTGCGCGGCCATGGCGAATCGGCCCGATCGCGGCTGAGCTACGGTGCGCGCGAGGCGGCGGATGTGCTCGGCGCCCTCGAATTCCTGCGCCGGCGCGGCTTCGGCGAAGAGGCCGTGGCGATGCTGGGCAGCTCTTACGGTGCAGCCGCGACGCTGATGGCCGCGCCGGCGATGCCGGGCATCGCCGGCATCGTTGCGGACAGCAGCTACGCCGAGCTGTGGCCCGTGGTTGCGGCCGAGATCCCGCGGCAGAGCCGCTGGCTGGCTCGCCTGCGGCCGGGACTCGGCATTCGCATCGCCGCGCGGCTGCTCTTCCGCGTCGACCTCAAGGCAGCGCGCCCACTCCGCGCCGTGGAAGCAGCGGGCGCCACCCCCATCCTGTTCATTCACGGGGAAACGGATACGTACATTCCTCTTACGCATAGTGAGCGGCTGCGGGCGGCGGCGCGGCATCCTGGCAGCGATCTCTGGCTGGTGCCCGGAGCCGAGCACGCGCTGACCTACGCCGAGGCGCCGGAGAAATGGCTGCAGCGGGTCACGGACTTTCTCGACCGCAGCTTCACCGACGCGGCCCAGAGATCCTGACCGCATTTCGGCACGCCGTCCTCGGGCTTCCTCCAGACCACGCCGCTCAGCGCCCGCCGTGCCGGTAGACCGGCTTGCCGCCTTCCAGCTCGGCCAGCGCCTCTTCGAGCTGGCGACGCTGGCGCTCAGCTTCGCTAAGCTCAGCCGCGGATTCGGCCGCGCCCGGGCCGCCTTCAATTGCCGACAGCGCCTCCAGGCGTGCGGCGCGCAGATCGTCCGGCACGAAGACGTAGTAGACCGCCATCCACAGGCTCTTGGCGTGCCAGTAGAAGACGACCGGCAGCAGCAGCGCGGCGGCGATCGCCACGATGATCGCCGTCGGCGCGCTCCACACGCCGGCGGCCACGAGCACGATCGCCGGCAGGATGCCGAAGACGAAGGCGAAGAGGTAGTTCACGATCAGCGCGCCGAGGAAGAAGCCCTCGTCGTGCTCGAAGGCGAGGCCGCAGACGCGACAGCGCTGATGCACGCGCAACACGCCGCGCACCAGCGTGGCCCTGCCGCAACTCGGGCAGCGCAGCAACAGACCTCGCCGAACCAGTTTGAAAACGCGCCGCATCGTGCCGCCTCAGCCTCTGAACCTATTGAACCGCGGCGAAGCCGCCTGGGCTACACCCGCGGCCACGGCGCTTCCCACCGGAGGTCGAGTCGCACCGGAGAGGCTTCGGGAGCGGGTGCAGCGTCCTCCGTCCAGCGCGTCAAAATGCGGGGTCCAGCCAGCCTCCGCCGGCCGTACATCGGCACCATGTCGCCGCTGTACTGGTACAGGCGCCGATCGAAGCGACGCGCCACATTCGCGTTTTGGGCCGTTACAACGACCAGGGCGAACTAGCGGGCCGGTTGACCAACCTGCGCCTGCTGAGCGCGATCTCAGCGCGTCGCTCGGACCGACGCCTCGATCGTCGCGGTCGCGCCGGCGGCGCTCAGCCGCTACCCTTTCCTGGATGGGAATCGCGGTGACGCGGGGCGGGGCGCGGTGGTCGAAGAGCCTGCAGGCCATCCTGCTGCTTGCCGTGACCGGCGCGGCGTGCGGCGGGGCAAAACACCAGACGGCCAATGCACCGGCAGCCGCGGCTCGGGGCGGCTCGCCTGTGGCAGCGGGCACGCCGGCGGTGGCGGCCCTGATCCCCGCCGGCCAGTTCGGCGGGGGTTGGGCGCGGGCCGCGGCTCCTGCGAGCCTGGGCGATCTCCGCTGCGCCGGCCAGCCGCTCGTACGCGAGGCCGGCGCCGGCGCTGAAGCCACCTACAGCAAGGGCGAGGCCGGGCCGTGGGCAGCCGAGCGCATCGTCCGCGCCGCCGATGGCGGCCCGGCTGCCTTCGCACGGCTGGCCACGCTGTTGCAGAACTGCCACCGCCTGCAGGCACCGGCGCCGGCGGACGGTGCGATCGAGTGGTCTCTGGCGCCGCTGCCGTTTCCACGCCTCGCCGACGACTCACTCGCCCTGCGGCTCATCTCCATGGACAAGGCGAGGCCGCTCGCGGCGGACCTCGTGCTCTTCCGCCATGGCGACACGGTTGCGTTGGTGGCACAGTTCGCAACGCCGCCGGGACCGGTGAGCGGCACCACACTTGCCCTGGTCCAGCAGGCGGAAGCGCGCTTGCTGCGCTTCCTGCCATGAATTGTTACAGTTCGCCTTCCATCAGGGCCTGCGAGACATCGTCACCTCGTTCGGCCTCTTCCAAATAGGCGCGGCCCCGACAGTGCTTGCAGCGCAGCGCGTTGCCGACGCGGCAGGCCATGATCGGCTCGCCCTTCGCCGGCGGCAACATCCCCTGGCGGTCCCCGAGCACCACCCAGCGCCCCAGCAGGCGGGCACAGGCCATGCAGCGCACGTCGCGCACCAGCATGCTGCGCACCTTCGGAACTCAGCCGGCGCCCGCCGCGGCCGCCGGTACGGTCGTCTGGGCGCCAGGTGTGCAGGTATTTTACGCACGCGGGTCAAGCGCGGATCTGTAGGTGATGCCCCATGCAACCGGAATGTGCCAGGTACAGGCGATTCGCGTTCAACCGCCGCCACGCGCACCGGACGCCGCGCGCCCGGTGCGGCCGACGCCTCTGGCAACCGTCCGTGCCGGCAGAGAGAGGCGGCAGCAAAAGGAGGCGCGGCGTACGCCGCGCCTCCCGCCGGCCCTCATCGTTCCTGTCCGTGATCGCCTGCGGCGTTCGGGCCGGTGTCTAGCGACTCTTCGCCTGCTTGCCCATCGT
Coding sequences within it:
- a CDS encoding alpha/beta fold hydrolase, producing the protein MRAPRRVSVRLPAARRGPLCAGLALTALAYPAIALYGAHRATHLRHRPVGIAPESIAGEWEAVCFPARGDGLALRGWWFANGGSRRALILVHGRGHNRYDRNWQSDAIARALLQRGYAVLSFDLRGHGESARSRLSYGAREAADVLGALEFLRRRGFGEEAVAMLGSSYGAAATLMAAPAMPGIAGIVADSSYAELWPVVAAEIPRQSRWLARLRPGLGIRIAARLLFRVDLKAARPLRAVEAAGATPILFIHGETDTYIPLTHSERLRAAARHPGSDLWLVPGAEHALTYAEAPEKWLQRVTDFLDRSFTDAAQRS
- a CDS encoding DUF983 domain-containing protein; the protein is MRRVFKLVRRGLLLRCPSCGRATLVRGVLRVHQRCRVCGLAFEHDEGFFLGALIVNYLFAFVFGILPAIVLVAAGVWSAPTAIIVAIAAALLLPVVFYWHAKSLWMAVYYVFVPDDLRAARLEALSAIEGGPGAAESAAELSEAERQRRQLEEALAELEGGKPVYRHGGR